Proteins co-encoded in one Leptodactylus fuscus isolate aLepFus1 chromosome 4, aLepFus1.hap2, whole genome shotgun sequence genomic window:
- the SDHAF3 gene encoding succinate dehydrogenase assembly factor 3, mitochondrial — protein MASHVSQVRALYKKILLLHRTLPLHLRALGDQYVKDEFRRHKSVGHAEAKLFMKEWEGYAAMLWEQARQGIQHSQPKSEYGAHITEEKLDWFNEEQIGQLHELMQEATKPKTQFDVVEDAGKKK, from the exons ATGGCATCTCACGTGTCACAGGTGAGAGCTCTGTACAAGAAGATCCTCCTCCTGCACCGGACGTTACCGCTCCATCTGAGGGCGCTGGGAGACCAGTATGTAAAGGACGAGTTCAGGAGACACAAGAGCGTAGGTCACGCCGAAGCCAAACTCTTCATGAAGGAATGGGAG GGCTATGCAGCAATGCTATGGGAACAAGCCAGACAAGGAATCCAACATTCACAGCCCAAATCGGAGTATGGCGCTCATATAACGGAGGAGAAACTGGACTGGTTCAATGAGGAGCAGATCGGACAACTACATGAACTCATGCAAGAAGCCACAAAACCCAAAACGCAGTTTGATGTCGTGGAAGATGCCGGGAAGAAAAAATAG